The Aspergillus chevalieri M1 DNA, chromosome 5, nearly complete sequence genome includes a region encoding these proteins:
- a CDS encoding uncharacterized protein (COG:S;~EggNog:ENOG410PZP7), which translates to MTRKPGIPGPKPGANPGKKRKQDKDLSKNPHTMRGRELLASKSDSEKAVIRRKNNDRAAFVSARLKLRASTSWQEATMEEQEILENSLKDQVMRERYEKGQSAQFFLDQLEGESIDSSVWETVDFENDTELCYHAQLDDIASHETIPTTETAKEAEAAQSSATGQLIKTLHTITWGHFRLSLLRSLASLDKKLKILGKMESCHDPLYYNGIPFCLKSILPEKVFLKEERAAWSIMSSISSNPWATLPGPADWWEGYSCQSLAKFWGFASKEEAKALYRLGIYIIQNKEAPENAGGLIDEVMGLLELLP; encoded by the exons ATGACCAGAAAACCTGGAATCCCAGGCCCCAAACCTGGTGCGAATCCAGGCAAAAAGCGAAAGCAGGACAAAGACCTGTCTAAGAATCCCCACACTATGCGAGGCCGTGAACTACTGGCAAGCAAGAGTGACAGTGAAAAGGCTGTGATACGTCGGAAGAATAATGATAGGGCAGCCTTTGTCAGTGCCCGTCTGAAACTCCGGGCGAGTACTAGCTGGCAGGAAGCAACTATGGAAGAACAGGAAATATTAGAAAATTCACTGAAAGATCAAGTGATGAGGGAACG ATATGAAAAGGGCCAGTCAGCCCAATTTTTCTTGGATCAGCTGGAAGGAGAGAGCATTGACAGTAGTGTCTGGGAGACTGTGGATTTTGAAAATGATACAGAATTGTGTTATCATGCACAGCTGGATGATATTGCTTCTCATGAGACCATTCCGACCACTGAGACTGCCAAGGAAGCTGAAGCGGCACAATCATCAGCTACAGGACAGCTGATAAAAACTCTGCATACCATCACTTGGGGTCACTTTCGACTCTCCCTTCTACGCAGTCTGGCCAGTCTTGAcaagaaattgaagattcTTGGAAAGATGGAGTCATGCCATGACCCTCTCTACTATAATGGCATACCATTCTGTCTCAAGAGCATTCTCCCAGAGAAGGTCTTCTTGAAAGAGGAACGCGCTGCATGGTCAATAATGAGTAGTATCAGTTCCAATCCATGGGCAACTCTCCCTGGCCCAGCTGATTGGTGGGAGGGATACTCTTGCCAGTCATTGGCAAAGTTCTGGGGATTTGCATCTAAAGAAGAGGCAAAGGCACTCTATCGACTTGGAATCTACATTATACAAAACAAGGAGGCACCAGAAAATGCAGGAGGGCTTATCGATGAGGTAATGGGGCTACTAGAGCTTTTGCCTTGA
- a CDS encoding integrase catalytic domain-containing protein (COG:S;~EggNog:ENOG410QEHG;~InterPro:IPR012337): MKTSARTVRRRLKEWGCTQRFPIPDTPQLRARISALFFEYCASDKEIIYILEKEGYQISSYGLSVLRARLGLTRRVSRFNREEADERLLNIVQKELDKGAIEGYGRGYLYSHFRNQMHCISRDRLFAAVKQLDPDGVYRRANDLQRHRGEYIVPGPNWLWSIDGHCKLNFYGIEIYAAIDAYSRYITWIYIGISGRTAISILVQFLTTLQKEGVHPQRIRSDRGTETPLLAAAQHAFMKRHVADISFRDCYWYGTSTANQRIESWWGQLTGGLLFRWRDYFQRLHSEHLFEPDNLADKIALLAIYIPILRQEVQAFARMWNMHTIRKQPNRPNAVHGKPIMLYFYPQDPCIQNYGLKPDPQLLQELTDQTASYDLNEYLPSETKNWCNEKLTAFGHRREPDDIDSVDITGDGKDIAADDNNFIGDLDSQF, from the exons ATGAAAACCAGTGCCCGTACAGTTCGCCGCCGCCTCAAGGAATGGGGCTGTACCCAACGGTTTCCAATACCTGATACACCACAACTACGCGCTCGAATTTCTGCTTTATTCTTTGAATACTGTGCCAGTGACAAGGAGATCATATATATCCTTGAGAAGGAGGGCTATCAGATATCCTCATATGGTCTAAGTGTACTCCGTGCTCGGTTAGGCCTTACACGTCGAGTCTCTCGCTTTAATCGTGAAGAAGCAGATGAAAGGCTCTTGAATATAGTTCAAAAGGAGCTTGACAAGGGTGCCATTGAGGGTTACGGACGAGGCTATCTCTACAGTCATTTCCGAAACCAgatgcactgcatctcaag GGATCGGCTCTTTGCAGCAGTAAAGCAACTAGATCCGGATGGAGTATACCGTCGGGCAAATGATCTCCAGCGTCATCGTGGGGAGTATATTGTACCTGGTCCAAATTGGTTATGGTCAATCGATGGTCACTGCAAACTAAATTTCTATGGCATTGAAATATATGCAGCTATTGATGCATATTCTCGATACATCACATGGATTTATATTGGCATTTCTGGCCGTACAGCTATCAGTATTCTGGTCCAATTCTTGACAACTCTCCAGAAGGAAGGTGTTCACCCACAGCGGATACGATCAGATCGAGGTACAGAAACACCATTGCTTGCAGCTGCTCAACATGCTTTTATGAAAAGACATGTTGCAGATATCTCTTTTAGAGACTGTTACTGGTATGGAACTAGTACTGCGAATCAAAGAATTGAGTCTTGGTGGGGGCAGTTAACAGGAGGGTTACTTTTCCGCTGGAGG GACTATTTCCAGAGATTGCATAGTGAACATTTGTTTGAACCTGACAATCTGGCTGACAAGATTGCTCTTCTTGCAATATATATTCCTATTCTCCGACAAGAGGTCCAGGCCTTTGCCCGAATGTGGAATATGCACACTATCCGAAAGCAGCCTAATCGACCAAATGCAGTCCATGGAAAGCCCATTATGCTTTATTTCTATCCACAAGATCCTTGTATTCAGAACTATGGATTGAAGCCTGATCCTCAGTTACTACAAGAACTGACAGATCAAACTGCAAGCTATG ATTTGAATGAATACCTCCCATCAGAGACAAAGAACTGGTGTAATGAGAAGCTCACAGCTTTTGGTCACCG AAGAGAACCAGATGATATTGATAGTGTTGACATCACTGGGGATGGAAAAGACATAGCTGCAGATGATAATAACTTCATTGGGGATTTGGATAGTCAATTTTAA
- a CDS encoding SDR family oxidoreductase (COG:Q;~EggNog:ENOG410PNVS;~InterPro:IPR002347,IPR036291;~PFAM:PF00106,PF13561,PF08659,PF01370;~go_process: GO:0055114 - oxidation-reduction process [Evidence IEA]) yields the protein MYINPTMATYLITGSSRGLGLALVSRLASLPSSDVGAVIATSRQDNSPRLRELINGSSGRVGFVPMDVTDAKSIQEAVENVKDRLSERGLDVLINNAGVMPVTKSGLEAMDNLNDTFNTNVTGVHQVTSAFLPLLRQGERKVVANISTTLGSMNMSSTFSSMPVPAYKITKAALNMLTVQYAHAYAKEGFAFLSLSPGWLQTDLGGSRADLPPETGAEAVVDMVRNITTEQNGKFLNIHVPGWEENPGFNQYDGKEVPW from the exons ATGTACATCAACCCAACCATGGCCACGTATCTCATTACCGGCTCCTCACGCGGGCTCGGACTAGCCCTAGTATCTCGCCTAGCCTCACTCCCATCTTCTGATGTCGGTGCTGTCATCGCCACGTCTCGCCAGGACAATTCGCCCCGTCTCCGGGAGTTGATTAACGGCTCATCTGGTCGAGTGGGGTTCGTTCCTATGGACGTGACGGATGCGAAAAGCATCCAGGAAGCGGTTGAGAATGTCAAAGACCGACTTTCTGAAAGGGGACTGGATGTTTTGATCAACAATGCGGGCGTGATGCCGGTTACTAAGAGTGGATTGGAAGCGAT GGACAACTTGAATGATACATTCAATACGAACGTTACCGGTGTCCATCAAGTAACCTCAGCGTTTCTCCCTCTTTTGCGACAAGGGGAGAGGAAGGTTGTTGCTAACAT ATCAACGACTTTGGGCTCGATGAACATGTCGTCAACATTCTCATCAATGCCCGTTCCAGCATACAAAATCACCAAAGCAGCGTTGAACATGCTGACAGTACAATACGCCCACGCCTACGCTAAAGAGGGTTTCGCCTTTCTATCCCTGAGTCCGGGC TGGCTCCAAACGGACCTGGGCGGTTCTCGCGCGGATCTTCCCCCAGAAACCGGCGCAGAGGCAGTTGTTGACATGGTGAGAAATATAACGACAGAACAGAATGGGAAGTTCCTGAATATCCATGTGCCTGGCTGGGAGGAGAATCCGGGGTTTAATCAGTATGATGGAAAGGAGGTGCCATGGTAG
- a CDS encoding putative MFS pantothenate transporter (COG:G;~EggNog:ENOG410QDJ8;~InterPro:IPR020846,IPR011701,IPR036259;~PFAM:PF07690;~TransMembrane:12 (i12-31o60-80i87-106o112-135i147-168o180-203i249-273o293-311i320-338o350-369i381-403o415-435i);~go_function: GO:0022857 - transmembrane transporter activity [Evidence IEA];~go_process: GO:0055085 - transmembrane transport [Evidence IEA]) yields the protein MGWFATIPPERRLLWKIDFFILSFCCVTYFFNYLDRSNLTNAYVSGMQEELAFHGNQLNVINTVFTVGYIIGQIPSNLAVTYIRPRFFFPAMVLFWGALTMITAAVRNPQGIMAIRFFLGVAEASTFAGTHYILGSWYTERELGKRSGIFTASGLAGTMFGGFIQTGIHSSLDGASGMSGWRWLFIIDGLITLPIAIYGFLLFPDTPTTTRAPYLTESERALAVSRLPEVNADKAPLDLKFIKRLFTTWYWWGFVILWVIAGETESFSSNTLLALYMKAHPTIHYSVAQLNNYPTGVPAVGIISTLFWSWLTDVLRGKRYLVGYFIGITGIVTSVLILTRFNSTATVFGAYYWAGAVYACQATFFAWCNDAMRAQDARQRSVVIASMNLGNNAVNAWWSILFYSANLAPRFTRGMWAMMGCSVALILWTSGIRFVTAREERQPAQNEPETQITKHA from the exons ATGGGGTGGTTTGCAACCATACCGCCCGAGCGCCGGCTACTATGGAAGATCGACTTCTTTATCCTCTCCTTCTGTTGCGTCACCTACTTCTTCAACTATCTCGATCGCTCTAACTTGACCAATGCGTATGTGTCCGGTATGCAGGAGGAGCTTGCCTTTCACGGCAACCAGCTCAATGTCATCAACACCGTTTTTACCGTCGGTTACATTATCGGCCAGATCCCATCCAATCTGGCAGTGACCTACATCCGGccgcgcttcttcttcccggCCATGGTTCTTTTCTGGGGCGCGCTTACGATGATTACAGCCGCGGTGCGTAACCCCCAGGGTATCATGGCGATCCGGTTCTTTTTGGGCGTAGCGGAAGCTAGTACGTTTGCTGGAACGCATTATATCCTGGGATCGTGGTATACAGAGCGCGAATTGGGGAAACGAAGTGGCATCTTTACGGCCTCGGGACTTGCGGGGACGATGTTTGGAGGTTTTATCCAGACTGGTATACATTCGTCGCTGGATGGTGCGTCGGGAATGTCAGGATGGAGATGGCTGTTTATT ATCGATGGTCTCATCACGCTGCCAATCGCGATCTACGGCTTCCTCCTGTTTCCCGATACTCCGACTACGACGCGAGCTCCATATTTGACAGAGTCGGAACGCGCCTTGGCTGTCTCTCGCCTGCCTGAAGTCAATGCCGACAAAGCTCCGTTGGAcctcaagttcatcaagCGGCTCTTCACTACCTGGTACTGGTGGGGGTTTGTGATCCTTTGGGTCATTGCAGGAGAAACCGAATCATTTTCCAGTAATACTTTACTGGCTTTGTACATGAAAGCGCATCCGACCATCCATTACTCAGTCGCTCAATTAAACAACTATCCCACCGGCGTTCCGGCAGTCGGCATTATATCAACTCTattctggtcctggttgacgGATGTCCTACGCGGGAAGCGATATTTGGTTGGCTATTTCATTGGAATCACCGGAATCGTGACATCAGTCTTGATTCTGACCCGGTTTAACTCGACTGCGACCGTCTTCGGCGCGTACTACTGGGCCGGAGCAGTGTACGCTTGCCAGGCCACGTTCTTTGCATGGTGCAATGATGCCATGCGGGCGCAGGATGCACGACAGCGGTCAGTGGTCATTGCCAGCATGAACCTGGGGAATAACGCGGTCAATGCGTGGTGGAGCATTCTTTTCTACTCCGCAAATCTGGCACCGCGCTTTACGCGGGGCATGTGGGCGATGATGGGCTGTTCGGTTGCCTTGATTCTGTGGACATCGGGAATCCGGTTCGTGACTGCGAGAGAGGAGCGACAGCCGGCTCAGAATGAACCAGAGACACAAATAACGAAGCATGCATAG
- a CDS encoding magnesium transporter CorA family protein (COG:P;~EggNog:ENOG410Q1TS;~InterPro:IPR044089,IPR002523;~PFAM:PF01544;~TransMembrane:2 (i367-386o398-419i);~go_component: GO:0016020 - membrane [Evidence IEA];~go_function: GO:0015095 - magnesium ion transmembrane transporter activity [Evidence IEA];~go_function: GO:0046873 - metal ion transmembrane transporter activity [Evidence IEA];~go_process: GO:0030001 - metal ion transport [Evidence IEA];~go_process: GO:0055085 - transmembrane transport [Evidence IEA];~go_process: GO:1903830 - magnesium ion transmembrane transport [Evidence IEA]), which translates to MGASDLSVVSPRAFVGREANASNDNNDDVRSIWSEKSTHIDGQNDLRFWKSNSQHNVASPDDHRESNAPDESPDRPTTQFSFYSPGLEYAIHASDLKSLATSHQPVSNLLENGETGDVWWIDATAPSMEDIEWLSKVFGIHPLTTEDIGVQETREKIELFGHYYFVSLRSSHPNQKAGGTSWSILNQYALVFRGGIISVTFGPSPHAANVRSRIMEHKSHLALTSDWICYALIDDIVDGFGPSIRKVQQGIETMDDSFAITRPDDISLVLQQIYKCRKEIIRIRRLLTDKTDVIKSFARRCDERCFITPSCEVVVYLSDIQDHVLTMMSNLAHSEQMLSGSQMKYVEQLSMDNNRTRNTTLDTLSKLTVLGTMFVPMQALVSSFGMNVEVPGKEVHGVAWWFGIIGGLATVVIVCLALAKLRRWI; encoded by the exons ATGGGAGCGTCGGACTTGAGTGTCGTCAGCCCGCGGGCCTTCGTAGGTCGAGAGGCCAACGCCAGCAACGATAATAACGACGATGTGCGGTCGATCTGGTCCGAAAAGAGCACTCATATAGACGGACAGAATGACTTGCGGTTTTGGAAGTCAAACTCGCAGCACAATGTCGCTTCCCCGGACGACCATCGAGAGTCGAACGCCCCTGACGAATCCCCCGATCGACCGACGACGCAGTTCAGTTTCTACTCCCCCGGGCTGGAATACGCCATCCATGCATCCGATCTGAAATCCTTGGCTACATCGCATCAGCCAGTGAGCAACCTGTTGGAAAATGGGGAGACCGGGGACGTATGGTGGATAGATGCCACTGCACCATCCATGGAAGATATTGAATGGCTCTCCAAAGTCTTCGGGATCCATCCACTGACGACGGAGGATATTGGAGTACAGGAGACAAGGGAAAAAATCGAGCTGTTTGGCCATTACTACTTTGTTTCACTACGGTCGTCCCATCCGAATCAAAAGGCCGGAGGGACAAGTTGGTCGATTCTGAACCAGTATGCCCTCGTCTTCAGGGGAGGCATTATCAGCGTCACATTTGGACCTAGTCCCCATGCGGCGAATGTACGCAGTCGGATCATGGAGCATAAGAGTCACCTGGCGTTGACCAGTGACTGGATATGTTATGCACTTAT TGATGATATCGTGGACGGATTTGGTCCGTCGATTCGCAAGGTCCAGCAAGGTATCGAGACCATGGACGACAGCTTTGCGATCACGCGTCCGGATGATATCAGTCTGGTGCTGCAACAGATCTACAAGTGTCGCAAGGAGATTATCCGCATTCGCCGTCTTCTGACCGACAAGACTGACGTGATCAAGAGTTTCGCGCGGCGCTGCGACGAACGCTGCTTCATTACGCCGTCGTGCGAAGTCGTGGTGTATCTCAGTGATATTCAAGATCACGTCCTGACGATGATGTCCAATCTGGCCCACTCAGAACAAATGCTGTCCGGATCGCAAATGAAGTATGTGGAGCAGTTGTCTATGGACAATAACCGCACGCGCAACACGACACTGGACACGCTGAGCAAACTTACGGTACTAGGGACCATGTTTGTGCCGATGCAAGCGCTCGTCAGCTCGTTTGGCATGAACGTAGAGGTTCCGGGGAAGGAGGTTCATGGGGTGGCTTGGTGGTTTGGGATTATTGGAGGATTGGCTACTGTGGTGATTGTATGTTTGGCATTGGCGAAATTAAGACGATGGATATAA
- a CDS encoding isoflavone reductase family protein (COG:O;~EggNog:ENOG410Q07F;~InterPro:IPR036291,IPR008030;~PFAM:PF05368), whose amino-acid sequence MSLSVVAIAGAAGHLGQHIAAAFLSAPFQDAFSRIILLSRSEQGSSSPLAKYKSHSKVIFRQYDEEDPQSALDGVQILVNAVGATGHDFKEKLLRALPGSGIRVYFPSEFGVDHYVHDFPHGEWDKKKKHDALAREIVPDVKVCRVFCGLFLEDSIGPWFGLNTKHGKYGSVGSSKSPVSFTALDDVGRSVAQLAAKPFDQIPEKVHIGGDTRSITEVAQIMEQAGAGKIEVSEVDLNEYKAETTKDISSTDPARFLRFLMGERKIEHTTQGLGNSNESVNPGEGVWKWKRMEELAKETGGRPWGDYEWS is encoded by the coding sequence ATGTCACTCTCCGTCGTCGCGATTGCCGGAGCCGCCGGTCATCTAGGCCAGCACATCGCGGCCGCTTTCCTCTCCGCGCCGTTCCAAGATGCCTTTTCCCGAATTATTCTTCTCTCACGAAGCGAACAAGGCAGCTCGTCTCCATTGGCGAAGTACAAATCCCACAGCAAGGTGATATTCCGGCAATACGACGAAGAAGATCCCCAGTCCGCATTGGACGGCGTACAGATCCTCGTCAACGCTGTCGGTGCAACCGGCCACGACTTTAAAGAGAAACTCCTCCGCGCTCTCCCCGGATCAGGCATTCGAGTGTATTTCCCGTCAGAGTTTGGGGTCGATCACTATGTGCACGACTTTCCGCATGGCGAATGggataagaagaagaagcatgATGCTCTGGCGCGGGAGATTGTTCCTGACGTGAAGGTGTGTCGGGTATTCTGCGGTTTGTTCCTGGAGGATAGTATCGGACCGTGGTTTGGTCTGAACACCAAGCATGGCAAGTATGGGAGTGTCGGATCTTCTAAGAGCCCTGTGTCGTTTACAGCGCTAGACGACGTGGGAAGGTCAGTTGCGCAGTTGGCAGCGAAGCCTTTTGACCAGATCCCGGAGAAGGTGCATATCGGCGGTGATACGCGGAGTATCACAGAAGTAGCGCAGATAATGGAGCAGGCTGGTGCTGGGAAGATCGAAGTGAGTGAGGTCGACCTGAACGAGTACAAGGCCGAAACGACAAAGGACATCTCGTCCACCGATCCGGCTCGGTTCCTGCGATTCCTAATGGGCGAGAGGAAGATCGAGCATACCACGCAGGGCCTGGGAAATAGTAACGAAAGCGTCAATCCGGGAGAGGGCGTGTGGAAATGGAAACGAATGGAGGAATTGGCGAAGGAGACCGGAGGAAGACCATGGGGAGACTATGAGTGGTCTTAA
- a CDS encoding zinc-dependent alcohol dehydrogenase (COG:Q;~EggNog:ENOG410PI0T;~InterPro:IPR013154,IPR013149,IPR002328,IPR036291, IPR011032,IPR020843;~PFAM:PF00107,PF08240,PF13602;~go_function: GO:0008270 - zinc ion binding [Evidence IEA];~go_function: GO:0016491 - oxidoreductase activity [Evidence IEA];~go_process: GO:0055114 - oxidation-reduction process [Evidence IEA]), which produces MVATNVTKPSPSHTIPVIPTQCKAGVVVNEGPNFEVRVATVPVPTPGPDEILIRLNATGLCSSDVHLMAADLGTPPMSAFGVRSPGHEGAGIVVQVGANVKTFQVGDRAGIKPILDTCNNCDLCWDDKETYCSDAVLTGLAVAGTYQQFVVSPARYASPIPDGIPDEVAAPIMCSASTVYRSLRESGLKPGNWAVFPGGGGGVGIQGVQMAKAMGIRPIVVDTGFTKRTLSLEMGAEAFVDFRETSDPAKAVIDVADEVGAHGVFVTAPAAYKTAVSYIGKRIGAIIMCIGLAPAGTIVMGEDPNTFVFRNLTVKGTLVGSRRDTAAALDFARRGMLKPICEVYPLNRLPEAVEKLRKGEVAGRIVVDFNSWAD; this is translated from the coding sequence ATGGTCGCGACAAATGTCACCAAGCCCTCTCCATCGCATACTATACCAGTGATTCCCACGCAATGCAAGGCTGGTGTCGTGGTTAATGAAGGTCCTAATTTCGAAGTCCGTGTCGCAACTGTCCCCGTACCGACCCCCGGCCCTGACGAGATCCTCATCCGCCTCAATGCCACCGGGCTTTGCTCCTCTGATGTGCACCTGATGGCGGCCGATCTGGGTACCCCACCGATGTCAGCATTTGGCGTTCGCTCTCCTGGTCATGAAGGTGCTGGTATCGTTGTCCAGGTTGGCGCCAACGTCAAAACCTTCCAAGTCGGTGATCGCGCCGGTATCAAGCCTATCCTCGACACCTGCAACAACTGCGACCTCTGCTGGGATGACAAAGAGACGTACTGCTCTGATGCAGTCCTAACCGGTCTGGCTGTTGCCGGGACGTACCAACAGTTTGTCGTCTCACCGGCACGATACGCCTCTCCCATCCCGGACGGTATCCCTGACGAAGTAGCCGCTCCCATCATGTGCAGCGCTAGTACTGTATACAGGTCCTTGCGCGAGTCAGGCCTCAAGCCAGGTAATTGGGCCGTGTTCCCAGGTGGCGGCGGGGGTGTGGGGATCCAGGGCGTGCAGATGGCCAAGGCGATGGGCATCCGGCCTATCGTGGTGGATACGGGCTTTACCAAGCGGACACTATCATTAGAGATGGGAGCAGAGGCATTTGTCGACTTCCGCGAGACGAGTGATCCCGCGAAGGCAGTTATCGATGTAGCTGACGAGGTTGGAGCCCATGGTGTCTTTGTCACCGCACCTGCCGCCTACAAGACGGCCGTGTCGTATATAGGAAAACGCATTGGAGCGATCATCATGTGTATTGGACTGGCACCAGCGGGCACCATTGTCATGGGAGAGGATCCAAACACGTTCGTTTTTCGTAATTTAACGGTCAAAGGGACCCTGGTGGGAAGTCGTCGCGACACGGCAGCTGCGTTGGACTTTGCTCGACGGGGGATGTTGAAGCCAATTTGCGAGGTGTATCCTTTGAATCGATTACCAGAGGCTGTGGAAAAATTGCGCAAAGGAGAGGTAGCTGGACGAATTGTGGTGGACTTCAACAGTTGGGCTGATTGA
- the DCW1_3 gene encoding glycoside hydrolase family 76 protein (CAZy:GH76;~COG:G;~EggNog:ENOG410PFRH;~InterPro:IPR005198,IPR008928,IPR014480;~PFAM:PF03663;~TransMembrane:1 (i303-325o);~go_function: GO:0008496 - mannan endo-1,6-alpha-mannosidase activity [Evidence IEA];~go_process: GO:0005975 - carbohydrate metabolic process [Evidence IEA];~go_process: GO:0016052 - carbohydrate catabolic process [Evidence IEA]), with the protein MSAAERNYPNPPDDKPGWLAMAQAVFNTQAARWDTKTCSGGLKWQIFTFNNGYDYKNTISNGCFFNLAARLAKYTGNQTYADWADHIWDWTKSVGFMTDEYQFWDGADDRQDCSEFNRIEWTYNSGVYLLGAATMFNYTEGNPVWEERTRNILNATTAAFFTDSVMYERACEPVDTCQVDQRGFKGYTARWMASSTQMAPFTYDLIMPLLRASAEAAAETCTGGDDGLACGQKWVTRKWEGEEDVGLQMAALEVIQSNLITRVDPPVTNEHGGTSKGNPGGGSPPPEPRPSSLTMSITTKDRAGAGVLTGAVALIVIGSTGWLIWD; encoded by the coding sequence ATGTCCGCCGCGGAGCGCAACTATCCCAACCCACCAGACGACAAGCCTGGCTGGCTTGCTATGGCGCAGGCTGTATTTAACACTCAGGCAGCTCGCTGGGACACAAAAACCTGTTCCGGAGGGTTGAAATGGCAGATCTTCACTTTCAACAACGGATACGATTATAAGAACACCATCTCCAACGGATGTTTCTTCAATCTGGCAGCGCGTCTGGCCAAATACACCGGCAATCAAACATATGCCGACTGGGCGGACCACATCTGGGACTGGACTAAGAGCGTCGGTTTCATGACGGACGAGTATCAATTCTGGGACGGGGCCGATGATCGACAAGACTGTTCGGAATTCAACCGCATTGAGTGGACGTATAACTCGGGGGTGTATCTCCTAGGCGCAGCGACAATGTTTAATTATACCGAAGGCAATCCTGTCTGGGAAGAACGGACCCGGAATATCTTGAACGCTACAACGGCCGCCTTCTTTACCGATTCGGTAATGTACGAACGCGCCTGCGAACCGGTCGACACTTGCCAGGTCGACCAGCGTGGTTTCAAAGGATACACAGCACGCTGGATGGCCTCTTCGACCCAAATGGCACCCTTTACATATGATCTTATCATGCCTCTACTGCGCGCATCCGCTGAAGCAGCTGCGGAAACCTGCACGGGCGGAGATGACGGTCTAGCTTGTGGGCAGAAGTGGGTGACCAGGAAATGGGAGGGTGAGGAAGATGTTGGACTGCAAATGGCAGCGCTCGAAGTCATCCAGTCAAATCTGATCACTCGTGTTGATCCCCCGGTGACCAACGAGCACGGAGGAACAAGTAAAGGCAACCCCGGTGGCGGGTCGCCGCCACCAGAACCGAGGCCTTCTAGTCTGACGATGAGTATCACGACGAAGGACAGAGCCGGGGCCGGCGTACTGACGGGGGCGGTGGCTTTAATAGTGATTGGCTCTACAGGGTGGCTTATCTGGGATTAA